A single region of the Triticum dicoccoides isolate Atlit2015 ecotype Zavitan chromosome 2B, WEW_v2.0, whole genome shotgun sequence genome encodes:
- the LOC119365001 gene encoding mitochondrial import receptor subunit TOM9-2-like: MASSSAVSRRGDAGGVLAAISRSSVAAHGREAAAVAGKLLRSTGKAAWIAGTTFLVLVVPLIIEMDREQQMVDLDLQQQALLGSPPTLAK; encoded by the coding sequence ATGGCGTCGTCCTCTGCTGTGAGCAGgcgcggcgacgcgggcggcgtcCTGGCTGCGATCTCGCGGTCCTCCGTGGCGGCGCACGGCCGCGAGGCCGCGGCGGTGGCGGGGAAGCTGCTGCGGAGCACGGGGAAGGCGGCGTGGATCGCCGGGACGACCTTCCTGGTGCTGGTCGTGCCGCTCATCATCGAGATGGACCGCGAGCAGCAGATGGTCGACCTCGACCTCCAGCAGCAGGCTCTTCTCGGCTCGCCGCCGACCCTCGCCAAATAA
- the LOC119365004 gene encoding uncharacterized protein LOC119365004: protein MGSMALLRPLACVLVLLCSSVGAANGMYRRAGGDEGEEAGGRVTGGARGGVRSAWPGYLYTRAVGRCTPQFWSSGVEQWPNIVPQEAAVSKVFGSRSMDKYGPRLTLLEATMRTDEDGSPFVKLVKHGSAALINAYTRTGFPFDSWEVKALLLEALVSEDAAAAQAERFQQANESCV, encoded by the exons ATGGGTTCCATGGCGCTCCTCCGTCCCTTGGCCtgcgtcctcgtcctcctctgctcgtCGGTCGGGGCAGCGAATGGGATGTATCGTAGAGCTGGCGGCGATGAGGGGGAGGAAGCGGGCGGCAGGGTCACCGGCGGCGCCCGCGGCGGCGTCAGGAGCGCGTGGCCGGGGTACCTCTACACCAGAGCCGTCGGGCGGTGCACACCCCA GTTCTGGAGCAGCGGGGTTGAGCAATGGCCCAACATCGTCCCCCAGGAGGCGGCGGTGTCCAAGGTGTTCGGGTCCAGGTCCATGGACAAGTACGGGCCGCGGCTCACCCTGCTGGAGGCCACCATGAGGACGGACGAGGACGGCAGCCCCTTCGTGAAGCTGGTGAAGCACGGGAGCGCGGCGCTCATCAACGCCTACACGCGGACGGGCTTCCCCTTCGACTCCTGGGAGGTGAAGGCGCTGCTGCTGGAGGCGCTCGTCTCCGAGGACGCCGCGGCCGCCCAGGCCGAGCGGTTCCAGCAGGCCAACGAGTCGTGTGTCTGA
- the LOC119365003 gene encoding mitochondrial import receptor subunit TOM9-2-like translates to MASSSVVSRRGDTGGILAPISLSLVAAHGREAAAVAGKLLRSTGKAAWIVGTTFLVLVVPLIIEMDREQQMVDLDLQQQALLGSPPPLAK, encoded by the coding sequence ATGGCGTCGTCCTCCGTTGTGAGCAGGCGTGGCGACACGGGCGGCATCCTGGCTCCGATCTCGCTGTCCTTGGTGGCGGCGCACGGCCGCGAGGCCGCGGCGGTGGCGGGGAAGCTGCTGCGGAGCACGGGGAAGGCGGCGTGGATCGTCGGGACGACCTTCCTGGTGCTGGTCGTGCCGCTCATCATCGAGATGGACCGCGAGCAGCAGATGGTCGACCTCGACCTCCAGCAGCAGGCTCTTCTCggctcgccgccgcccctcgccaaaTAA